A stretch of the Sulfurimonas sp. HSL3-1 genome encodes the following:
- a CDS encoding TOBE domain-containing protein, which translates to MNRIEAYITSIERRDNITIVSFDAAGAPMRMMALGLAIPIAVGTRVILGAKASHVALAKKLEGHLSISNRLEAVIETVETGALLCSVTLRVGPARMESIITRDSAETMALHRGDSVTALIKASDLSILEIVEKGEA; encoded by the coding sequence GTGAATCGCATCGAGGCCTATATCACCAGTATCGAACGCCGGGACAACATCACGATTGTCTCCTTTGATGCCGCGGGGGCACCGATGCGGATGATGGCCCTGGGGCTTGCAATCCCGATCGCCGTCGGAACGCGGGTGATCCTCGGGGCCAAAGCGTCCCATGTGGCGCTGGCCAAGAAACTGGAGGGGCATCTCTCCATCTCCAACCGCCTCGAGGCGGTGATCGAAACGGTTGAGACGGGGGCGCTGCTGTGCAGCGTGACGCTCCGTGTCGGCCCGGCCCGGATGGAGAGCATTATTACCCGCGATTCCGCCGAGACAATGGCGCTGCATCGGGGCGACAGCGTCACGGCGCTGATCAAGGCAAGCGATCTCTCCATCCTGGAGATCGTTGAAAAAGGAGAGGCATGA
- a CDS encoding metallophosphoesterase — protein MQMLHYCIIGDVHGYYDKLMRLIAQLPKEARLVFVGDLIDRGPDSAKVITFVREGGHLCVLGNHETFMLSQRPENGRRWEADDAYHLWMQNGGDATLVSYGLQDYPSLRQEGSSPLLAPFFRDIAWLETLPYYLELEGCSVNGRRVVVSHASVSRIWPKRLSDREAFNRDVLINRDPPAPLPGIYNVFGHTPFRTPKLYDYAARIDTGPYLYGTLSALEVPSLKLFGST, from the coding sequence CCCAACTGCCGAAGGAAGCGCGGCTCGTCTTCGTCGGCGACCTCATCGACCGCGGGCCGGATTCGGCAAAGGTCATCACCTTTGTGCGCGAAGGCGGACACCTCTGCGTGCTGGGGAACCACGAAACGTTCATGCTGTCGCAGCGCCCCGAAAACGGGCGGCGATGGGAAGCGGACGATGCCTATCATCTTTGGATGCAAAACGGCGGCGATGCGACCCTCGTCTCGTACGGGCTGCAAGACTACCCCTCATTGCGGCAGGAAGGAAGCTCCCCCCTGCTCGCCCCTTTTTTCCGCGATATCGCGTGGCTGGAGACGCTGCCTTACTACCTTGAGCTCGAGGGGTGCAGCGTGAACGGCCGCCGGGTCGTCGTCTCCCATGCCTCCGTGTCGCGCATCTGGCCGAAACGCCTGAGCGACCGTGAGGCCTTCAACCGCGACGTCCTCATTAACCGCGATCCCCCCGCGCCGCTCCCCGGCATCTACAACGTCTTCGGACACACCCCTTTTCGCACGCCGAAGCTCTACGATTACGCGGCGCGCATCGACACAGGCCCCTACCTCTACGGTACCCTCAGCGCCCTCGAAGTGCCGTCGCTGAAGCTGTTCGGCAGCACCTGA
- a CDS encoding TOBE domain-containing protein, which translates to MKISARNQIEAGVLSVNKGAVNAKIALRAPKGTTLSAIITIESVESLGLAVGDVVRAFFKASHVLIATGGMPKISARNKLAGHVEKVIQGAVNTELIIQLESGDLLTSIITNESMAELGIEQGSNVIAIVKASDVMIAK; encoded by the coding sequence ATGAAAATCAGTGCCAGAAACCAGATCGAGGCGGGGGTGCTCTCCGTCAACAAAGGGGCGGTAAACGCCAAGATAGCGCTGCGCGCGCCGAAAGGGACGACGCTCAGCGCCATCATTACGATTGAAAGTGTCGAGAGCCTCGGCTTGGCCGTGGGGGACGTGGTCCGTGCCTTTTTCAAAGCGTCGCACGTTCTGATCGCGACGGGGGGCATGCCGAAGATCAGCGCCCGCAACAAACTGGCGGGTCATGTAGAGAAAGTGATCCAGGGGGCGGTCAATACGGAGCTGATCATTCAGCTGGAGAGCGGGGATCTGCTGACCTCTATCATTACCAACGAATCCATGGCGGAACTGGGTATTGAGCAGGGCAGCAACGTCATCGCCATTGTCAAAGCCAGCGACGTTATGATCGCGAAATAA
- the modA gene encoding molybdate ABC transporter substrate-binding protein, which translates to MKKTFLLLLLSLSAIAGEINIAVAANVSYAIDELKAVFAKHYPDTKVQVTLGSSGKLTAQIKNGAPYGLFMAANMKYPASLYADGIAVTKPVVYAQGALAYLSAKPMDFSKGIALVADKSVSKIAIANPKTAPYGTAAVEAMQKGGVYDAAKPKFVYAESISQTVTYALTAADVGFIAKSSLYSPKMAQYKENVNWASVDPALYTPIKQGVVLLKNAGKSAEYKAFYDFMLSDEAKAILRRYGYIVQ; encoded by the coding sequence ATGAAAAAGACATTTTTGTTACTGCTCTTGTCCCTCTCCGCGATTGCCGGCGAGATCAATATCGCCGTGGCGGCGAACGTCAGCTACGCAATCGATGAACTCAAAGCGGTGTTTGCGAAACACTACCCGGATACGAAAGTCCAGGTCACGCTGGGCAGCAGCGGGAAGCTGACGGCACAGATCAAGAACGGCGCCCCCTACGGGCTTTTCATGGCGGCGAACATGAAGTACCCCGCATCGCTCTATGCCGACGGCATTGCCGTGACCAAGCCGGTCGTATACGCACAGGGCGCCCTGGCGTACCTCAGCGCGAAACCGATGGATTTCTCCAAGGGGATCGCCCTGGTGGCGGACAAATCCGTCAGCAAGATCGCTATTGCCAACCCGAAAACGGCCCCCTACGGTACCGCCGCGGTCGAGGCGATGCAAAAAGGGGGCGTTTATGATGCCGCCAAGCCGAAGTTCGTCTATGCCGAGTCGATCTCGCAGACCGTGACGTATGCCTTGACGGCAGCGGACGTCGGTTTCATCGCGAAATCTTCCCTTTACAGCCCGAAAATGGCACAATACAAGGAAAACGTTAACTGGGCGAGTGTCGATCCGGCACTCTATACGCCGATCAAACAGGGGGTCGTCTTGCTGAAAAATGCCGGAAAAAGTGCGGAGTACAAAGCATTCTACGACTTTATGCTCAGCGACGAAGCGAAGGCGATCCTGCGTCGTTACGGATACATCGTACAGTGA
- a CDS encoding TOBE domain-containing protein: MMISARNQIDADIVAVRRDGVSALLELKTAQGTLMFASITGNASDTLCVKEGDRVIAFFKDSHVLVATGWAIPISARNRLEGTIETVHRGVVNAEVRIRLGGGDRISATVTDDAVSNLELQSGMPVVAIIKASDMMIAKPAK; the protein is encoded by the coding sequence ATGATGATCAGTGCACGTAACCAGATCGATGCCGATATCGTCGCGGTGCGCCGGGACGGGGTCAGTGCGCTGCTGGAACTTAAAACGGCGCAGGGGACCCTGATGTTCGCTTCGATCACAGGGAACGCCTCTGATACGCTCTGCGTCAAGGAGGGGGACCGGGTTATCGCATTTTTCAAAGATTCGCATGTGCTGGTCGCCACGGGATGGGCCATCCCCATCAGTGCGCGGAACCGGCTCGAAGGGACGATCGAAACCGTTCACCGCGGCGTTGTCAATGCGGAAGTGCGGATCCGGCTAGGCGGCGGGGACCGTATCAGCGCGACCGTGACCGACGACGCCGTTTCAAACCTGGAGTTGCAGTCGGGTATGCCCGTCGTTGCGATCATCAAAGCCTCGGACATGATGATCGCTAAACCTGCCAAATAA
- a CDS encoding DUF2202 domain-containing protein codes for MNNTRREFLGNVAKAGALLLAGSATALQANGSVKSSSDTDPVLSDDQRDTLFYIYQEEKVARDVYITLGERYPEESTFALIQLSEQSHIEAVGALCVSYGIDISYVDLDAVGVFELPALQDLYDACVAQGNISRLEGLKVGELIELTDLDDLESAAAGMPEDVVSVFENLKEGSESHLDAFRRAIARLEA; via the coding sequence ATGAATAATACGAGGCGTGAGTTTCTCGGAAACGTAGCAAAAGCGGGGGCATTGCTCTTGGCAGGAAGCGCGACGGCGCTGCAGGCGAACGGGAGTGTGAAAAGCAGCAGCGATACGGATCCGGTTCTGAGCGACGATCAGCGCGATACGCTGTTTTACATCTACCAAGAAGAGAAAGTAGCGCGCGACGTCTATATCACGCTGGGGGAACGTTACCCGGAAGAGAGCACGTTCGCATTGATCCAGCTCTCCGAGCAGAGCCATATCGAAGCCGTCGGTGCGCTGTGTGTAAGCTACGGGATCGACATCTCCTATGTCGACCTGGACGCCGTCGGTGTGTTCGAGCTGCCGGCACTGCAGGATCTCTACGATGCCTGTGTCGCGCAGGGGAATATCTCACGCCTCGAAGGGCTGAAAGTCGGCGAACTGATCGAGCTGACGGATCTGGACGATCTGGAATCGGCGGCCGCCGGGATGCCCGAGGATGTGGTGTCGGTCTTTGAAAACCTCAAAGAGGGGAGTGAAAGCCACCTCGATGCCTTCCGCCGTGCCATCGCCCGTCTCGAGGCTTAG
- a CDS encoding thiamine pyrophosphate-dependent enzyme has translation MKPFERENTDIGWCPGCGNFGILTLIREVLDELKADGRSVVIVSGIGQAAKTPYYVDVNMFGVLHGRAVPVATAVKAANPELTVVAEGGDGDMYGEGGNHFLHAVRRNVDIVHIVHNNMIYGLTKGQASPTSQKGMETKVQVDGVGNEPFNPLAVALALRAGFVSRVNIGNPVHAKQVLKAAFLHRGYALVDIFQPCVTFNKINTFGWFGEHTYELDASHDTADLGAAMARAMESGPFPLGVFYRLESDTFDERVRHGQRRPLSLATHDAALIQTLFDAY, from the coding sequence ATGAAACCGTTTGAACGTGAAAATACAGATATCGGCTGGTGTCCGGGATGCGGGAATTTTGGCATCCTGACCCTGATCCGCGAGGTGCTCGACGAGTTGAAAGCCGACGGCCGCAGCGTGGTCATCGTTTCGGGCATCGGCCAGGCGGCGAAGACGCCCTATTACGTTGACGTCAATATGTTCGGGGTACTGCACGGGCGCGCCGTTCCCGTCGCGACGGCGGTCAAGGCGGCCAACCCCGAACTGACCGTCGTGGCCGAGGGGGGAGACGGCGATATGTACGGGGAGGGGGGCAACCACTTCCTGCATGCCGTCCGCCGCAACGTCGACATCGTTCATATCGTCCACAACAATATGATCTACGGGCTGACCAAGGGGCAGGCGTCGCCGACGAGCCAAAAGGGGATGGAAACGAAGGTGCAGGTCGACGGGGTCGGCAACGAGCCCTTCAACCCTCTCGCCGTGGCGCTGGCGCTGCGGGCGGGGTTCGTCTCCCGGGTCAATATCGGCAACCCCGTACACGCCAAGCAGGTGCTCAAAGCCGCTTTTCTGCACCGCGGCTATGCCCTGGTCGACATTTTCCAGCCCTGTGTGACCTTCAATAAAATCAACACCTTCGGCTGGTTCGGGGAGCATACCTACGAACTGGACGCCTCCCACGACACGGCCGATCTCGGTGCGGCGATGGCGCGGGCGATGGAGAGCGGGCCGTTCCCGCTTGGCGTCTTCTACCGCCTTGAGAGCGATACGTTCGACGAACGGGTCCGCCACGGCCAGCGGCGTCCGCTCTCGCTCGCGACCCACGATGCCGCGCTCATTCAGACGCTCTTCGATGCCTATTGA
- the modD gene encoding ModD protein → MNRLSDPELWEYIRGDLPYFDLTTQLLALPPQRATLKVLTRDEVVAACTEEAVRIGELLGCEAQSSFASGSVAAPGSVLLELHGDHETLHSAWRLCQILLEYACGMATRARTMLAKAHAVNPHCELLVTRKSFPFAKRFSTRALMCGGAMPHRLGLSETVLVFEQHRALYKDTAAFEAALRELKQRCVEKKLTVESESLEDAKRMLALGADVIQMDKCGPDTLQELVAYKREHHPGATILAAGGINPANVADYAASGVEGVVTSSPYQAGMADLTARWETDGSD, encoded by the coding sequence ATGAACCGGCTATCGGACCCGGAGCTCTGGGAGTATATCAGGGGGGATCTTCCCTATTTCGATCTGACGACGCAGCTGCTCGCACTGCCGCCGCAGCGGGCGACATTGAAGGTGTTGACGCGCGACGAGGTCGTCGCGGCCTGCACCGAAGAGGCGGTGCGCATCGGGGAACTCCTGGGGTGCGAGGCGCAAAGCAGCTTCGCGTCGGGGAGCGTTGCGGCGCCCGGCAGCGTGCTGCTGGAGCTGCACGGGGATCACGAAACGCTGCACAGCGCATGGCGGCTCTGCCAGATACTGCTCGAATACGCCTGCGGCATGGCCACGCGCGCCCGGACGATGCTCGCAAAGGCGCATGCGGTCAACCCGCACTGCGAACTGCTCGTTACCCGCAAAAGTTTCCCCTTCGCCAAACGCTTTTCCACCCGTGCCCTGATGTGCGGCGGGGCGATGCCGCACCGGCTCGGCCTCTCGGAGACGGTACTCGTTTTCGAACAGCACCGCGCACTCTACAAGGACACCGCCGCGTTCGAGGCGGCGCTGCGGGAGCTCAAGCAGCGCTGCGTCGAGAAGAAACTGACGGTGGAGTCCGAATCGCTTGAGGATGCCAAGCGGATGCTGGCCCTGGGCGCGGACGTGATCCAGATGGACAAATGCGGTCCCGACACGCTGCAGGAACTTGTCGCCTACAAGCGCGAACACCATCCCGGCGCGACCATCCTGGCCGCAGGGGGGATCAACCCGGCCAACGTGGCCGATTACGCAGCATCGGGCGTGGAGGGGGTCGTCACAAGCAGCCCTTATCAGGCGGGCATGGCCGACCTGACGGCGCGGTGGGAGACAGATGGAAGCGATTGA
- the modB gene encoding molybdate ABC transporter permease subunit gives MEAIDFGPFILSFKLAGLTTFILFVVALPVAWWLSQTACRCKPFVEAVTSLPIVLPPSVLGFYILYALSYNSPLGAFFEQTFGIKLVFNFTGLVIASVFYSFPFMVQPLQSGFEGLNKNMLEASYISGKGKAETLLRVALPNIKPALITALIVTFAHTVGEFGVVLMVGGSIPGETKVASVAIYEMVEVMDYTTAHIYSAIMVALSFVVLLGVYLFNQRQNRRIGVA, from the coding sequence ATGGAAGCGATTGATTTCGGCCCCTTTATCCTATCGTTCAAACTGGCGGGATTGACGACGTTCATTCTCTTTGTCGTTGCTCTGCCGGTCGCATGGTGGCTGTCGCAGACGGCGTGCCGCTGTAAGCCTTTCGTCGAGGCGGTTACCTCCCTGCCGATCGTCCTGCCGCCGTCGGTGCTCGGGTTTTACATCCTCTACGCGCTCTCGTACAACTCGCCGCTGGGCGCCTTTTTCGAGCAGACCTTCGGCATCAAACTCGTGTTCAATTTTACGGGGCTTGTCATCGCCAGCGTCTTCTACTCGTTTCCGTTTATGGTGCAGCCGCTGCAAAGCGGCTTCGAGGGGCTGAACAAGAACATGCTTGAAGCCTCCTACATCAGCGGGAAAGGAAAGGCGGAGACCCTGCTGCGCGTGGCGCTGCCCAACATCAAACCGGCCCTGATCACGGCGCTTATCGTCACCTTCGCGCACACCGTCGGCGAGTTCGGGGTTGTCCTGATGGTCGGGGGGTCCATCCCCGGCGAAACCAAGGTCGCTTCGGTCGCCATCTACGAAATGGTCGAGGTGATGGATTACACCACGGCGCATATCTACAGCGCGATCATGGTGGCGCTCAGTTTCGTGGTGCTGCTTGGGGTCTACCTCTTCAACCAGCGCCAGAACCGTCGGATCGGAGTCGCCTGA
- a CDS encoding APC family permease, with the protein MQTSRKSIGLVSAVAIGIGGMVGGGIFAVLGEAVSLSRGATPLAFLFGGIVALLTALSYARLSVAYPGRGGTVTYIDNAFGNTLASGSVNLMLWLSYLVTIALYAVAFAAYAHTFFPDGPPLLRHILISAAIVLPTAINLVSTTFVSRSESFIVGVKMLLLAVIIVSSLPYLQAAPFEPRHWGPLFSIVSAGMIIFVAYEGFELIANASEDIADPKRNLPRAFVLSVLIVIVLYVLIAAVTVSTVPEAVLEKAKDYALAVAAQPALGHGGFILVAVAALLATFSAINATIYGNARLGYTLAKDGRLPEAFDAERRNEPFIGILATMAAALLIANTFDLTEIAIIGSAGFLLIFALVNAAALKLAAATGGNRFLHLLALLLSACALVILLYHTWEENGRAVMIFGGFIALSVLFESVYGRRVRGHFLNRPY; encoded by the coding sequence GTGCAAACGTCCCGGAAAAGTATCGGTCTTGTCAGCGCCGTCGCTATCGGCATCGGCGGGATGGTCGGCGGGGGGATCTTCGCGGTGCTGGGCGAAGCGGTTTCCCTCTCCCGCGGCGCCACCCCGCTGGCCTTCCTCTTCGGCGGCATCGTCGCGCTGCTGACCGCCCTCTCCTACGCGCGCCTCTCCGTCGCCTATCCCGGGCGCGGGGGAACCGTCACCTACATCGACAACGCCTTCGGCAATACCCTCGCCTCGGGCAGCGTCAACCTCATGCTCTGGCTCAGCTACCTTGTCACCATCGCCCTCTATGCCGTCGCCTTTGCCGCCTACGCCCACACCTTTTTTCCCGACGGCCCGCCACTGCTGCGCCATATTCTGATCTCGGCGGCCATCGTGCTGCCGACGGCCATCAACCTTGTCAGTACCACCTTCGTCAGCCGTTCGGAAAGCTTCATCGTCGGCGTAAAGATGCTGCTGCTCGCCGTCATTATCGTTTCCAGTCTCCCCTATCTCCAGGCGGCCCCTTTCGAACCGCGCCACTGGGGGCCCCTCTTCTCAATCGTCTCCGCCGGGATGATCATCTTCGTCGCCTATGAAGGGTTTGAGCTTATCGCCAACGCCTCCGAGGATATTGCCGACCCCAAGCGCAATCTTCCCCGCGCCTTCGTCCTCAGCGTCCTGATCGTCATCGTCCTCTACGTGCTCATCGCCGCGGTGACGGTGAGCACCGTTCCCGAAGCGGTGCTGGAAAAGGCCAAAGATTACGCCCTGGCCGTCGCGGCGCAGCCGGCGCTGGGACACGGAGGGTTCATCCTCGTCGCCGTCGCCGCCCTGCTGGCGACCTTCTCAGCGATCAATGCCACCATCTACGGCAATGCCCGCCTGGGCTATACCCTCGCCAAAGACGGCCGCCTGCCCGAAGCCTTCGATGCGGAACGGCGGAACGAACCCTTTATCGGCATCCTCGCCACCATGGCCGCAGCACTGCTGATTGCCAATACCTTCGACCTGACCGAAATCGCCATCATCGGCAGCGCCGGTTTTCTGCTGATCTTCGCCCTCGTCAACGCCGCGGCACTGAAACTGGCCGCGGCGACCGGCGGCAACCGTTTTCTGCACCTGCTGGCCCTGCTGCTGAGTGCATGCGCGCTGGTAATACTGCTTTATCATACCTGGGAGGAGAACGGCCGTGCCGTCATGATCTTCGGGGGATTCATCGCCCTGTCGGTACTCTTCGAGAGCGTCTACGGGCGACGGGTTCGGGGACACTTCCTGAATCGCCCCTATTAA
- a CDS encoding ABC transporter ATP-binding protein produces the protein MIELDIHKMLQGSSGDMPLDIALSIREKSFVALAGQSGSGKTTLLRLLAGLERAEGEISVAGETWLGKKTMLPPQKRGIGFVFQDYALFPNMSVEQNLLYVNNDRAHAAILLEMTGLLELKERLPGTLSGGQKQRVALCRALMNRPKLLLMDEPLSALDPAMRLKLQHDILTLHKAFGTTTVMVSHDPSEIYRLAERVVVLEHGRIVHDGTPGEVLLRTSGSQKFTLEGELLDIIRADVIYIAVVAIGQQIVEVVCDKEEAAQFEVGQTVQVSTKAFAPTIQHARRGSERL, from the coding sequence ATGATCGAACTGGACATCCACAAAATGCTGCAGGGCAGCAGCGGCGACATGCCGCTGGATATCGCACTCTCCATCCGGGAAAAGAGTTTCGTGGCGCTGGCGGGGCAGAGCGGCAGCGGGAAGACGACGCTGCTGCGGCTGCTGGCCGGTCTGGAACGCGCGGAGGGGGAGATCAGCGTCGCCGGCGAGACGTGGTTGGGCAAAAAGACCATGCTCCCGCCGCAGAAACGCGGGATCGGCTTCGTCTTCCAGGACTATGCGCTTTTCCCCAATATGAGCGTGGAACAGAACCTGCTCTACGTCAACAACGACCGCGCCCATGCCGCCATACTGTTGGAGATGACGGGTCTGCTTGAGCTCAAAGAGCGTCTCCCGGGGACGCTCAGCGGCGGACAGAAGCAGCGTGTTGCGCTCTGCCGCGCCCTGATGAACCGTCCGAAACTGCTGCTGATGGACGAGCCGCTCTCCGCGCTCGATCCGGCCATGAGGCTGAAGCTGCAGCATGACATCCTTACCCTGCACAAGGCGTTCGGCACGACGACGGTGATGGTCAGCCACGATCCCAGCGAGATCTACCGCCTGGCCGAGCGGGTCGTCGTCCTCGAACACGGGCGGATCGTGCACGACGGGACCCCCGGCGAGGTGCTGCTGCGCACCAGCGGCAGCCAGAAGTTCACCCTGGAAGGGGAGCTGCTTGACATTATTCGCGCCGACGTCATCTACATCGCCGTCGTGGCCATCGGGCAGCAGATCGTCGAAGTCGTCTGCGACAAAGAGGAGGCGGCACAGTTCGAAGTCGGGCAGACCGTGCAGGTGAGCACCAAGGCCTTCGCGCCGACGATACAGCATGCCAGACGGGGAAGCGAGCGTCTCTGA
- a CDS encoding MATE family efflux transporter, translating to MQLDLTQGSIRSHIRTLAVPACIGFFFHTLFNITDTYFAGMISTQALAALSLSFPIFFIIISLAEGMSEAVTALVGNALGAGETEQARHLAHNALLFGGLLAIALTAAGFVTAPALMSSLGARDAYLAEALAYINVIIAGTGLFVFTFFLNALLNAVGDTVSFRNVLIAAAVINVALDAWFVRGGFGVAPMGVTGIALATVIIESMSAAYLFYRLKTKPVYRGSAPFRFDPSALVELIRQGIPPSANLALMAAGIYIITYFAAPYGQEVVAAYGVGMRIEQIILMPAVGLNVAVLAIVAQNSGAHRFERIGETVGRSLFYGAIVALIGGIVLFAGAGTVMGIFSSIPSVIDEGVLYLRVEAFLIYPFVVIFTYVAMLQGVKRPAFIFYISLARQVVAPLIVLWILARIAPSALSVWLGVGGVVITAAVVTYWYARRILTDLSRAPI from the coding sequence ATGCAGCTTGATCTCACCCAAGGCAGTATCCGAAGCCATATCAGGACCCTGGCGGTGCCTGCGTGCATCGGCTTTTTTTTCCACACCCTCTTCAACATCACCGATACCTACTTTGCAGGGATGATCTCGACCCAGGCGCTGGCTGCCCTCTCACTCTCCTTTCCGATCTTCTTCATTATCATCTCCCTCGCCGAAGGGATGAGCGAAGCGGTGACGGCCCTCGTCGGCAATGCCCTGGGGGCCGGGGAAACGGAGCAGGCACGCCATCTCGCACACAATGCCCTCCTCTTCGGGGGCCTGCTGGCCATCGCACTGACCGCCGCGGGCTTTGTCACCGCCCCGGCACTGATGTCCTCGCTCGGTGCCCGGGACGCCTACCTCGCGGAAGCACTGGCCTACATCAATGTCATCATCGCCGGTACGGGCCTCTTCGTCTTCACCTTTTTTCTCAACGCCCTGCTCAATGCCGTCGGGGATACCGTCTCCTTCCGCAACGTGCTCATTGCCGCCGCCGTGATCAACGTCGCGCTCGACGCCTGGTTCGTGCGCGGCGGGTTCGGCGTCGCACCGATGGGCGTCACGGGCATCGCCCTGGCCACGGTCATCATCGAATCCATGAGTGCCGCCTATCTCTTTTACCGCCTCAAGACCAAACCCGTCTACCGCGGCAGCGCGCCCTTTCGTTTCGATCCCTCCGCCCTCGTCGAGCTGATCCGGCAGGGGATCCCCCCCAGCGCCAACCTGGCGCTGATGGCCGCGGGCATCTACATCATCACCTATTTCGCCGCGCCCTACGGGCAGGAGGTCGTCGCGGCCTACGGCGTGGGCATGCGGATTGAACAGATCATTCTGATGCCCGCCGTCGGCCTCAACGTCGCGGTCTTGGCCATCGTTGCGCAAAACAGCGGCGCCCACCGGTTCGAACGCATCGGCGAGACTGTCGGCCGCTCCCTCTTCTACGGTGCCATCGTCGCCCTTATCGGCGGTATCGTGCTCTTCGCGGGCGCCGGGACGGTGATGGGCATCTTCAGCAGTATCCCGAGCGTGATTGACGAAGGCGTGCTTTACCTGCGCGTCGAGGCCTTCCTGATCTACCCCTTCGTCGTCATCTTCACCTACGTCGCGATGCTCCAGGGGGTCAAGCGGCCCGCGTTTATCTTCTATATCAGCCTCGCCCGGCAGGTCGTCGCTCCGCTGATCGTCCTCTGGATCCTTGCCCGTATCGCGCCGTCGGCTCTCTCCGTATGGCTCGGCGTCGGGGGCGTCGTCATCACTGCCGCCGTCGTGACATACTGGTATGCGCGCCGCATCCTCACCGACCTCTCACGCGCCCCGATCTGA